The Infirmifilum lucidum DNA segment AATTTTTATCTGTAGTAGTTTTTATTTTACGAAATAAAAGGTTATATTGAAAAGTATTCAATAATTGTGCTGTAAATTGGAGAAGCTGCAATGCCTACTACTATGAGGGTTAGAGCTAGAATTACTGGGAGATTCTCTCTCAGCCCGCCTTCGCGGCTACCTGTGACCAGGGTGTACATGACCCGGAAGTAGTATGCGAACGACACGACGACCGAGAGGAGAAAGCCCAGCCCGAGGACAGTGCTGTACTGGAATAGTCCAACCCCGATGTACAGTTCACTCCAGAACGTGGGGAGCGGGGGCGCGCCCGTAAGCCCTAAAGCTGCGAAGACTACAGTGAGTCTTAGAGCATTATTCTTTGACGCAGCTCCAGACAGTTTTGAGAGTAGCCTCGTCCCGTAGGCTGTCAAGAGCACGCCAGCCACTATGAACAGTGAGGCTTTCAGTAGCCCGTGCGCGAAGATGTGTAGGAAGGCGAATTTTGTGGCGAGAGCGTTCCCGGAGGCCCAGGCTAGCAGGATGTAGTTCACGTTTGCCACACTGCTGAAGGCTAGAAGCCTCTTGAGGTCGTCCTGCCTGTAGGCCGAGAAGTTGCCCACCAGGGCTCCTGCTAGCGCGAGTGGGGCTACAACTGCTCTCGCAAAGGCATCGCTCCCGACAAGCCTGAACACTAGGACAGCCGCAGATTCTATGGCCACTCCCGATAGGACTGCACTGGCCGTGCTCGGCGCAGCCATATGTGCATCTGGTAGCCAGAAGTGGAGGGGGAAGATTGCGGCCTCGACGCCGAAACCCGTGAGTAGTAATACTTTTGCCAGTGGGCTCGCGGAATATACGGCTTCTAGGGACGTACTACCCGTCTCCACGACCACTAGCGTTACTCCGGATAGTGCTAGTGCTGTTCCGGCGCCGCAGAGCATGACATATTTCATAGCAGCCTCCGCCCCCTCTCTGTCTCTATGGTATGCCGTCAAGGCTACAACGGATGCGCTGAGGATCTCCCATGCCATGAAGAGCCTTATGAGGTCAGTCGAAGTTGCGAGCAACACTGAGGACGAGCAGAGGGCGAGGATTAGTGCATTGTGTGCTGACACGTCCTCGTCTACGAGGCTATAGGCTGAGAGCACGGCTACTAGCCCTATGAGTGAGGACGTTAGTCCGATGAGGCCTGCGGGTGATCTCTCTAAGATTGAGCATTGAAGCAAGAAAGCCAGCGCGCACGCAGCGATTGCCGTTGACAGCGCTCTCCGTACTCTCCCTCTAGCCGCCCGGGCCAGGACTAGTAAGAGTCCTCCGGAAAGCGCTGTATAAACCACTAATTCTTCAAACATTTGTCACGTCACCCCTAGAATAACCGTCAGGAGGATTAGGAACAGGCCCATTAACCATAGAGTGTTGACCGAGGGAATACCTCTCTGGAGCTTGACGGAAAGGCTTGAGAGAGACCCCATAATCCTGGAGGCTACTAGCGTGTAGAGAGCATCCACGTAGAACCCTCTGTCGGCAATCCGGGCTAGTGGTAGTACTGCCCTCCTGATGGGCTCTCCCCTCATTTTAACCCAGACTGAATAGGATAGTAGCATGCCTGCGACAACTCCCAGGACTGCGGTTGGGTTTACCTCGGAGAGCTCCGGCTCGACGCCTAGTAGACTGGACGCTGCTACTAGTAGGAAGTAGCCGCCAAGAGTCAGCAGGGCTAGCGCTAGGATAGGTAGCAACATGGACAACTCTTTCTCGCGGGCTCTCCTCGCACCGCAACAGCCCGTGAACAGCCTGAAATAGAGTCTAAAGATGTAGAGTGTCGATAAAAACGAGACAATGAAGACCAGTACTTCCCCCCATGAACCCATGAACCTGTTCCCGAGTGCTGTGAGGATGAGCTCTTTTGAGAAGTAGCCGGGAAGCGGGGGAACGCCGGCGAGACTAAGCGAGCCTATGAGGAAAGCTACCCCTGTTATTCTCAAGCCGCTACTCCACAAGCCCCACACTTTGTCTAGGTCTCGAGTGCCCGACTCGTGGATTATGAGGCCGGCGCACAGGAATAAGAGCGCCTTGAAGAGGGAGTGGGATACCAGGTGGAGCTGGGCCGCCGTCCACGCCCCGAGCCCTAGTGCTAGGAACATGAGTCCGAGGTGGTTAATCGTGCTATAGGCTAGGACTTTCTTGACATCAGAGGCCCCCAGCGCTGAGAGAGCAGATAGGAGCACGGTCGTTATCGAGATCCATGTAATGGCGCTGAGCGCGGCCTCGCTCGAAGATATCAACGGGTAGAATCTAGAGAGCAGGTACACGCCTGCCTTAACCATTGTAGCTGCGTGTATCAAGGCACTCACAGAGGTAGGCCCCTCCATCGCGTCAGGGAGCCACACGAAGAGCGGGAACTGTGCGGATTTGCCAATGGCGGCGAGGACGAGTAAGAGCGCGACTGCTTGCACCTGGCTCCCGAGGCTGGAGAAGGATAATAGTACTGCTGGTATATGCGTAGTTTTGAGTGTTGTCAGCATCATCGCAATGGCTATTATAAGGCCGATGTCCCCAATCCGCGTAACCGTGAAGGCTTTAAGCCCTGCCCTTCTCGCCTCCGGCTTCTCCCACCAGAACGAGATCAGGAGAGCACTACAGACGCCTACGAGCTCCCAGGAGAGGTATAGGATGACTATGTCTGTTGAGAGTACTAGTAGGCTCATGGACGCCACGAAGAGGAGGATTAGAGAATAGTACCTTGTATAGCCTGGGTCGCGCCCCATGTATCCTAGGCTGTAGACAACTATTAGGAACCCGAGGACGTTGACGACGCACAACATAAGTTTCGATAAAGGATCATTGTATAAGGGAAGGCCTATAAGCTGAGACTGCTCCGTGAATACCGCATAGAGTAATGAGAGCACTGCCGCCAGGAGCGACGACGCTACGCTCAAGGCTTCTACAATCCTCCTATTTCTCCCCAGGAGGAGTACAAGTACAGGGGCGGTGAACAGTTCGAGGACGAGTATGTCTGCGTACATGCCTACCACCTCAACTCCGAGACTCTTCGAGGATCTATCGTCTTGAAGCGCTCCCAGACCAGGAGGACTATAGCCATCACGAGAGCCTCAGAGGCCGCGGCTGTCGTGGCGACAAGGAGGAATAAGTCTTGGGCTACTACCCCTGAACCCCTACATGCAAGCCCAAAGAGGAGGAGGGAGCCGAGCACCATGGACTGGATCCCCATAACAACCTTGATCATGTTCCTCGTAGCCGCTATAGCCGCGAGACCTGCTACAACCAGCGTTAGAGCCGTAGATACGACTATGATTTCGCCGCTCACCCCCTACCACCCCGGACGACGTGAAGCCCTCCAAGAAGAACTGTTAACAACAAGACTGCTAAGAGAGCAAAGTCGGTATCTTCTGCAACCCTCAAAGAAACCCCACCCCCCACTTTTATCCGGTTCGTCCCTATCAGTAATAGGAGTGAAAATAGTGTGAGGAACATGAACACTAGAGCTAGGGTGTATACGGTGTCTGTTCTCGCCTCCTCCCTCACGACAACCACCAGCCACACCACCATGAGCGCTACGAGAGCGCCCGCAAAGAAAGCAGCTACGAGCAGCGCCGGAACCCAGCCTGCTAGCTCTGAGATTGCGAGAGCAACTATGGTGCTACCGGCAGACATTGTCAGCAGGCTGAACGTTGTTCTCCTGGAGAACAGAGCCCAGACCACCAAGGCAAGACCTAGTAAACAAGACAATTCCAACATCATACGAGCCACCTCAAGAGGAATGCAAGCGATAACTGGAGAAGCATGAGGGGGAAAAGCCTCCCCCAGAAACGCCTGGCGAGACCAACCGTCCTGACGCGGGTACTCGAGGCGCTCACCAGTGTAATTACGACGCTTACCAGGAGTGCTTTGAGCCCAAACCAGAAGAAACCGGCTGGCGGGCCAAGCACGGGGTAGCCTGGCCCCAGGGGGCCTCCCAGGTAGAACACCGTTACCAACGAGATGCCCCAAGTCATGCTCAGGTCACTGTAGAGCCTCATGTACGCCAGGTTCCTCCCCGAGAACTCTGTGAGCCACCCTGCCGCTATCTCCTGCTTGGCGTGGGGTAAGTCAAAAGGCCTCTTTTCGAGCTTTGCTAGGAGGGCTATCAGCGAGATAATAAACCCTATGGGCTGGTATATTGCTAGAGGCGCGTGCTCTGCCTGGTATCTTACTATGCCCTCCAGGCTTACAGACGATGCCTGGACAACCACAGCGGCTAGGCATAGCGCGAAAACGCTCTCGTACATGCTGTACTGTATTAACAACCTTCCAACGCCCAGCGAAGTATACGGGGTTATAGCGCTGTAGCCTGCTATGGCTATTGTTAAGGTGGACAGTGCCAACAACAGGAAGACTAGTAGAACGTCTCCCTGGAAGTTCAACGGCATAGAGGTTGAAGCTACGGGTATGTATGCCATGCCGAAGATCGGTATTGTTACCGCGAGGACAGGAGCTAGGCGGAGAAGCAGTTTGTCCGCTCCTCTGGGCTCTAGCTCCTCCTTTCCGAGGAGCTTTAGGAAGTCAACCACTGGCTGCAGTAGCCCTCTAGGCCCCGTGTAGAGGGGCCCTACACGGGACTGTACCCTTGCAGTTACCTTCCTCTCGATATACTCGAACCAGAAGGCCATGGCCACCGTGAAGAGTAGGCCCGGGAACACCAGCGCCTGGAATATTACTTCCAGCAAGCAGGGATCACCTCTCCTCGAACAGGTTTATACCTTCGATAAGGATCGCAACCAGGAGAACGAGGAAGAGTAGTAGTGTTTGAGGAGTAGGCTTTAGTACCAGTATAAATGCGACTGCTTCGACTATGAGAAAGAACAGTACAAAGGCGAAAATTCCTGGCACGTAGTACTTCTCCCAGCGCGGGTTAGACGGCATGCCACCCGTGAACGGTTCGTAAGCTTTCTCGGAGTGCCTGCCTTTGGGCGCCAGAAAACCAGAAATAACGTACACTGCTAACACTACGAACAGTATTGAGAGAAAAGCCACAACAGCCCCTACTCTAGGGTCTAGAGGGCCTGCTACCAGGATGGCTCCGGGCAACACCTCCAGTGGAGACCTTCTGACCATTTCGACGGCCTTGGCAGGGCATACATCTGCACACATGCCGCAGTAGATGCACTTGTAGTAGTCGAACTCTGGCGCCTGCTTCTCTACCTCCCTGCCGCCAACTACTCTCTTGCCTACGCTCTTCATGGATATTGCCCCTGGGGGGCACGAGCGGGCGCAGAGCCCACAGCCCAGACACTTCTCCTGGCTGACCCTAGGGTAGCCTCGGCTTGCACCGTTTCCCGTCGCGAGCCCCAAGTCCGCTGTTAGGGGTTTCTCGAAGAGGTTCCTAACAGACATCGCCATTATCCTTACTAGTGAACTGTTCGCCCTCACTTTCTCACCCTTCTCTTCTTCACCTCTGCTAGCAGATCCTCTAGGGTCAAAGTGCGGGAAGTATTCGTGGCAGCGTTGTAGACTTGGATACGATCCATGCAACTAAAGCATGGATCGATGCTCGTCACGATGAGCGGCAAATCTGACAGCGTGGCTCCCTCCAGTATACTGGCCGCGAGCTGGATGTTGGGCAGAGTGGGTGTCCTGATCTTCACTCTATAGGGCGTGTGTGTATTGTTTGAGTTGACGTAGTAGAAGAGCTCGCCCCTGGGGGCTTCTGTTCTCGCGTAGGCTTCGCTCTCCCGGACAGTCCCCATGAAGTACCTCTGGGGAACCGGGTTGCCCGAGGGGATCTTCTCGGCGATCTGCTGGATAATCCTTGCAGACTCCTGTAGCTCCTTCAGCCTTACCAGGACGAGGTTGTACACGTCGCCTCTGTCCGCAGTTACGACCTCGAACTCCAGCTCGCCGTAGGCCCCGTAGGGCTCTATTTTTCTTATATCGTACGGGTCGCCGGCAGCACGCCTCACCGGGCCCACTGTAACATACTTACGGGCTTGTTTGAGGCTGTAGGAGCCGATGTCCCTCGTCCTCTCGACAAACTCGTCTACACTCACTATCTCTTCGAGTACCCTGCTAACTGACTTCTCGAAGTCTGCAGCCCTGCGCGCAATGCCTTTCACGGCCTCGTCGCTTACATCTCTCCTCACTCCACCGATCGTGACAAATGACTTGTGAACTCTATTCCCCGTGATCTCCTCGAGAATATCCATTATTGCCTCCCGCATCCCCCAGACCCACATGAACATCGTCTCGAAGCCCATCCAGTAGCCTACTAGTCCGAGCCAGAGGGAGTGCGAGTGCATTCTCTCAAGTTCGGCTACTAGAGTGCGCAGGTAGAGTGCCCTTTTCGGAGGCCCCAGGTCTAAGAGCTTCTCGACAGCTTCCACGAACGTCCACGCGTGGTGGGTGCTACATATTCCGCAGACCCTCTCGAGTAGGAAAATATCTCTTAGGTATGTCCTAGACTCGGCGGCCTTCTCGATCCCCCTGTGCACGAACCCTATCCTTAGGAAAGCCTTCTTGATAACCTCTCCCTCAACCACCAAACTTATGTGCTCTGGCTCTTTAAGGGCAGGGTGGTAGGGGCCGAACGGGACAACCACGCTCTCGGGAGAGAGGGGTGCAGGCTGCGTGAAGGCTTGAACCTCGCAGCTCTGTGCCTGGGAGATGTATTCCTTTACTGATTCAGGTTTCACTTCTCTAAGAAGGGGAGGCGGGGCTTCCTTGGGGTAGCAGTCTGGCAAGATGAACCTGCCTTGACTGTCCAAGCCTTCGAACTTCACCCCAAAGAGGTCGCTGATTTCTCTCTCGTAGAAAAGTGAGCCGGGAAGCAACGGAGAAATATCTGGTAGAACAGCATTGCTCTTGGGTATTTCGGCTGATAGGTGTTCAACTCTGCCGTTTAGATCCCCGAGGTGGTAGAGGACTTCGAGGTGATCCCCCCTGTCTACAGCAGTTATAGCTATCAAGTGTGAAAAGCCTTGAGCTAGTAGACTGAGTAGTCTCTGCTTTAGTTCGCTAGGAATTACCTGGTGTTTCGCCTGGATTTTAGCGCTCCCCATCTGTCTCGACCCCGTAAAGCCTTGCTAGGGCCTTGAGAAACATCCCCGGGCGGACTGGGCACCCCGGGATCTTTATGTTCACGGGAATAACCTTCTCAGCTCCGCCCACCACGTTGTAGCAATTGGAGAATATGCCCCCGGAGCAAGCACAGGTTCCCAGCGCGACTACAAGTCTCGGCTCTGGCATCTGGTCGTAAATAGTTCTCAGGGACTGGGCCGATTGAGTGGTTACAGGCCCTGTCACGACGAGGACGTCTGCGTGTCTGGGGCTCGGTACTAGTTGTATTCCAAGTCTCTCAATATCGTACCTGGGTGTAAGAGAGGCGACGAATTCTATATCGCAACCATTGCAGCCGCCCGAGTTGAAGTGGTAGACCCATAAGCTCTTACGCCTCAAACGGGACACACCATACTCCACGATTTAATCTATTTCAAAAAAGATATATCAAGTGATTTTAATATCATCTCTTATTAAAAAATCTTTACTCAAATTTTTACATATGACAAAACAAGTCAAGGGCAGAAATCCCTGTTTTTCTCTAACTCAACTAACCTACATAGTCATACAGTAAACTATATATTTACGTTATGTGAATAGAAATTTTTAGAAAAATGAGTACTATGAGGCTCGTTAGAAGAGTGCAACTAACTGGTGGTTCAACATACATAGTCTCTATACCGAAAGAGTGGGCGGCAAGCGTGGGCATATCTAAGGGTAGCCTCGTGACTCTAACCCTAGAGCACGACGGTACTATCAGAGTTATCCCGAGTGCCAAGAAACCCCAGGCAGCCACCACAGCTGAGGTCACCGTCGCTAAGGACACCTCGCAGGGAGCTGTCGTGCGCGAGGTCATGTCCAAGTACCTCGTTGGGTACAAGACTATACACCTGAAGTTTCTACGAGACGACCCCGAGCTAAGAAGAGTTTTGAAGGAGGTCGCCGTTAAAAAGCTCATAGGGGCTGAAGTCCTACACGAGGACTCGCACGAGATGACAATACAGGTTCTAGTCAACATTGAAGACCTCCCTATTTCGAGCATCATCCTCAAGATGAGAGACACGAATAGGAGTGTGCTTAAAGACGCTATGGACGCTATCAGGAGGAGAGCCGCTGGCTCTCTAAACCTCGAGGAGCTCCTCGCACGGGACGACATTGTCGACAAACTCTACCTCTACGGGCTCAGGCAACTTAACACGGCGCTCAAGGGTTATATCAGCCTAGAGGAAATTGGCCTGTCGCGCTCTGAGGAGGTTTTATCGTACAGCATGGTTCTGAAGAACCTGGAGCGCATCGGCGACCATGCAGTAAACATAGCTATTAATACCAGAAATATTCCGGGCGAGTTCCCGGGCCTTGAAGACCTCCTCCTATACGGCGAGGAGGTGACGGCATTCTTCGAGAAGAGTGTAAAAACCTTCCTTAACAGAGACAAGAAAACTGCCAACGATCTACTCGACGCCAAGGCTGTGGAATTGAGGGAGATCGAGAAGAGGCTCACTAGCATATATTCAATCGGTGACGCTCAGCTCCTCACTACTCTCAGGATAATCGCAGGGAGCTACAGGCGCGTGGCAGACTACAGCTCCGACATCTTGGAAGCCACGATCGACCTCTACGACTTGTAGCCGCGGAACCCCACGTCCTCCCTGTAGTAGCCTAGAGTAAAGAATATATGGTACTGAAATACTCATTTATGTACATGCTTGATCTGAAAGTTTCATTACTGAACATTTATTTAATAAAGCCACATGAGATGTACATTGAAGAACGAGTTAGAGCTATTATGGAGGATATGACAGGGAGGGGGGTTCTAATAAAGCCTGTAGTCGTAGAGCGCGGAGAATTCGTCCTGCTCGACGGTCATCACAGGTTTGAGGCTCTCAAGAGGCTGGGCATTAGCATTATCCCGGCAGTCCTGGTGGACTACTGGGATCCAAGAATAGTAGTGAAAAGCTGGGTCAATGGCGCTACTTGCAGTAAGCAAGAAGTCATAAGGCGTGCACTGAGGGGGGATCTCTTCCCACCCCGCACGACACGCCACGTATTTATTGATGGGCTCTACGAGAAGCACATTTCGGAGATTGTTCCTGAAGTGAACATAAATATCTCTAACCTCAAGGCTCTAACTCGATAAACTCCGTGTAGCTACAGTCGCTGCACAGCTCTAGCCCCACAACGTCGAAGAAGCCCGTGAGCTCCAGCCGCACGTCTTCACCCTCGAGGATTGGTAGTTTCAGTGTGATCCTCCTCTCCTTGTCGGAGGGGGCTAGTTGGAGGACAAACCACTTGCCACCGTCTGGAATGCTCCCCTCAAGGCCGCTGGGACCTGACTTCGCGACCACGGAGAATACACGTTCAAACGCTATTTCCCCTTCGCTTTCGAACCCCCCGCTACCGTTTCTTCTCCCGAGGTTCATAAGCATCTTGCCGTCGGCTATCAAGACGAAAAAACCTCTGTAGACCTTCCTACCTCTCCGGACGCGTTTGTGCAGCTCTCCGGATATCCTGAGCCTTGCCAAAGGACTCCTCAAGAAGGCGAGCCTGAACACGTAGTAAATAAAGCTATCGTTTTCTAGCCGTAACGCTCCGCGTAGAATTTCATGTAGTACTTCCTCTCCTCCGCTGTTGACTCGTGTATGTGTCTCAGGACTGCGATTTCTTCTTGGGAGAGCTTCCTCCCTCTTCTCTCCATCATCCTGTTAATCGCGGCTAGCGCCTCGTCAAGCGGTATTTCCTCCAGCCTCCTCCTGTAGAAGCGCGTGAAGCTCGGTATGTATTTCGGGGCCATTTCTGGTGCAATGACGTTCGACGCTACTCCAATTATTGTCCCGGCATTGAGCATTGTCCCGATGCTTACCCTTGCGTGGTCGCCGATAAACGACCCAACCTTGATTTCGCCGGTTCTGATAGACCCTTTCAGGGTATACAATACGATCTCGCCGTAATCGTTCCTGAGGTTACCGGTTATCGCCCCGGCCGCTATGTTGACCCACTCCCCAACATAGGAGTCCCCGAGGAATCCGTCGTGGGCCTTGTTACTGTGCCCGTGTACAATGCTCTCAGAAACTTCTCCGCCGATCCTGCACTTCTCACCGATGCTTGTACCAGCCCTTATTACCGTCGAGGCCCTAACAGTCGTCCCGGCCCCGATGTACGCTGGCCCCTCTATGTACGTGAATGAACCTACTACTGCTCCGGCCTCGATGATCACCGGACCCTTGCTCGTGTCAACAGTGACAGGCGGGATTACCCTGCTCTCAGGGTGAACGTAAAGACGGGAGGGCTCCCCGACTAGGCTTACACCGCTAGGGGTGGCTGGAGTCCAGGGAAGGCGTTTAGCTTCGCGCGGTATAGTGGCGTGCGCGAGCCTAGGGAGATCCCAGAGCCTGATCACCGTAAGCGCTTCCTTCAACTCCTGTGCCCCGAGCCTAGTCGAGGCCTCGGCTACTACTTCCGCCGCATTGGAGGGCTCGTCTATCACGAGCTCCCTTATGCAGGCGTAGACAAGCTTACCCCTGTAGAAGTAGGCCTCGCCGAAGCCGCATTCCACCCCTCCCAGGGGGATGTAGCTCGCGTTTACAGCGATGACGTTCCGCAGGCGGCCCTTCAAGTTTACAGGTATGCCTGTCTGCCTGAACACCAGCTCTGCGAGGTAAGGCCTCGTATAAAGGACGCTAGGTGTGCCCAGGGTTAGTTTTATCTCCTCTAGTACTGTCCTAGGGCCGGCTTTGAGGAGGAAAACAGGGCGGGTAAGGGTTAGCGGCTCTAGGTTTGCCGCGTCCTCGGGGCTTTCGAAAACCACTAGGGTTCTCTCCCTTCCTTCAGCGATAGTGAACACCTATTAGAAGTGTATAGCCTGCGAAATTAAGGTTGCGATATGTAGTTTGAAAACTCTTCGAAGACCTCCATCTCAACTCTTGACTCCAGCATGTCGAGCGCTAGGGACAGTATGTTCCCGACCAGGTGGTCTAGGAGGCTTGAGGGCTCGAAGTGGCTGAAATAGTCCCTGTAGGCTTTCATTATCTCGAGCTTAGCCCCCTCCTCGCCCGTCTTGAAGGCTCTTACGGCGTTCTCGAAGGAAGACCTTATCAGCTGGACGTAGTCTGCGCTTATGTTCACTAGGTGGGCTATCCTAGCTATGCTCGCTATCACGTCTCCAACTCTCTCCAGGGTCTTCCCGTAATTGAAGAGGGGGAGTAGGAGGGCCTTATTCCGGACGCCTACTTTCGGAGAGTACCAGCTGTACATTATGGATAAGGCTACCTGTCGGCTTAGGAGGAAGTAGAACTTGTCTATTTCCTCGTCTCTCTCTATGATGTCCCTGAGGTACGACGTATCGCCCGTAGCTACGAACTCCTCTAAATCCCTTATGCTATTGAGTACTAGAACCTCCATCCTGCCCAAGACCTTCGGTATCTCAATCAAGGACGCGTCAGCAACCATCTGCAGGAGGATGTAGTCAGACCCTTCCTCGAACACTTCGAGGCCAACAAGCCTCTTAAGGGTCTTTCGCACGCTGTCGCGGAGCTCTGGAGTCACTCTCCCCGACCTCGAGACGACCTTGATAGAAGTGTATCCCGCCTGATAGAGCGCTATAATCATTCTTTCAAGGGAGTCCTCGTCCCCAGGCGTCGCCTCCAGCACTTTCACCTCCTCCTTGAACTGCTCGTGCCGTCGCACCGGAGATATTAATAGATAGTTGTCGTAGTCCTCGACGAAGACGGTGTCCCCCTCCTTCAGGTTGTTCTTCTCGACCCATGTTCTAGGCAGTGTTATCGACAGGCTCGCTCTTCCCAGCCTGATTATTCTCCTGGCCAGACTCATACATAACATGTATATACATGCATTAATAAATTAGTTTTGTATAGGGAGTACACTTATAGGCTTAGTACTGTGCTGTTTTAACA contains these protein-coding regions:
- a CDS encoding phosphate signaling complex PhoU family protein, whose translation is MSLARRIIRLGRASLSITLPRTWVEKNNLKEGDTVFVEDYDNYLLISPVRRHEQFKEEVKVLEATPGDEDSLERMIIALYQAGYTSIKVVSRSGRVTPELRDSVRKTLKRLVGLEVFEEGSDYILLQMVADASLIEIPKVLGRMEVLVLNSIRDLEEFVATGDTSYLRDIIERDEEIDKFYFLLSRQVALSIMYSWYSPKVGVRNKALLLPLFNYGKTLERVGDVIASIARIAHLVNISADYVQLIRSSFENAVRAFKTGEEGAKLEIMKAYRDYFSHFEPSSLLDHLVGNILSLALDMLESRVEMEVFEEFSNYISQP